Genomic DNA from Thiosocius teredinicola:
CGCCGCATGATTCGCTGGTTGTACACCGCGATCCTGTACCTGGTGTTTCCCCTGGTGTTGTTGCGCCTGTTATGGCGGAGCATCAAGGCGCCGGCCTATCGCAAGCGCTGGTCGGAGCGGCTCGGGCGCTTCGATCCGCCGGCCGGATGGGGCGGGCTATGGATTCACGCCGTTTCTGTCGGCGAGGTGCAGGCCGTGCTACCGCTGATTCGTCGTCTGCTCGAAGACCAGCCGACATTACCCATCACGGTAACCACAACCACGCCTACCGGTTCGGCGCGCGTTACCGAACAACTCGGCGATCAGGTCTTTCATGTCTACTTTCCGTACGATCTGCCGCTGGCGTTGACCGGTTTCCTGCGCAGGGTCCGGCCACGCGTGCTGTTGATGGTCGAGACTGAGATCTGGCCCAATCTCTTGTATCAATGCCGCAGACACGGTGTCTTCACGCTGCTGGCGAACGCGCGCTTGTCGGCCAAGTCGGCCCAGCGTTACGCGCGCCTGGGCAGTTTCACCCGCGAGACCTTCTCGCGCATCGACCGTATCGCCGCGCAGGACGACGCAGATGCGCAGCGTTTTCGCGATCTCGGTGTGCCGCACGAGCGGGTAACCGTAACCGGCAGTATCAAGTTCGACATGCGCATTCCCGCCAGTCTCGAGGAGCAGGTCGAGGTGCTGCGACGCGAATGGGGAGGGCGGCCTGTCTGGGTGGCGGGCAGCACGCACGAGGGTGAAGACGAGTTGATCCTGTTCGCCCACCATAAAATCATCGAACGCGTACCCGATGCCCTGCTGATCCTGGTGCCGCGTCATCCGGAGCGCTTCGAGCGGGTCGCCGGCCTGTGCAAGCGCGAACGTTTTGACGTGGCCCGGCGTTCCGAACAGGGCGGTTACGATGCCGAAACCCAGGTCTATCTGGGCGACACCATGGGTGAGTTGCCGATACTGCTGGGGTCATCCGATGTGGCATTCATCGGCGGCAGTCTGGTGAAGACGGGGGGGCACAATATGCTCGAGGCCTCGGCTCAGGGGGTGGCGGTCTGCTTCGGTCCGCACGTATTCAACTTTGCTGCGATCAGCCAGTTGTTGATGGCGGAGGGTGCCGCCGTACAGGTGGCCGGCGAGGTGGAACTGGCCGAGCTTGTACTGAGTTGGTTCGACGATGCCAGCAAGCGCGCCGAGGTCGGTGAAAACGGTCGACGCGTGGTCATGAAGAACCGGGGGGCGCTCGAGCGTTTGCTCGAACTCATTCCATTGAGGTGACACCGCGGCGGCGCGCCATGGCGACGCCGAGACGATGCAGCTGTCCTTCATCGAGTAAAGTGGCTGCAACCGGTAGGACGTCTCGATTTTCGACATCGATGTGCGAACGATAGGCGCCCGTGAACGCCATGATCGAGTTGGCGAGCGCCGACGTCGGGTGGCCGTTTCGCAGGCTATCGAGTTCGGCAGCGAGATTGCGCCAGTGCGATTCGAGCGATCGATGTTCACCTTGCAGGCGTTCAATCAATGCCGACAACGCCGGGTCTTTCGTCAGCAACGGGAACAGATCCTGTTCCTCATCTTCGTGGTGATGTATCGCGGCGGTGTTGAAGTAGCGCAACACGCTGGAGATGCCGCGTTGCATCTCGTCGTCGACACCATGTTCATCCAACCAGGCCGGCATGCGCTCGAGCAACTGGCAATGGTTCAGCATGCGCTGGTGGCACGCTGCCAATAGGCCGAGTGGATCGGAAAAATCGGGTGCGGCGTCACCGAGCAGCGACATCGGCGCTCGGTCAGTAAGTCGGCATCTGGTGGTCGACGTCGCGTGCCCATCCGTCGACGCCACCTGCCAGGTTGATGATGTTGCTGAAGCCTTGGTAGTCGAGATACATCGCGACTTGGCGGCTGCGCACGCCATGGTGGCAGATCACCACGGTTTCGCGTTGCTTGTCGAGTGCGTTCATCGCGGCCGGCAGCTGACCCATGGGGATCAGTTGCGAGCCATCGATGCGGCAGATCTGGTACTCCCAGGGCTCGCGAACGTCCAGCAACAGAGGGTCAGCGTCGGTATCGGCGAGATAATCGCGTAACTGCCTGGCGTTTAACTCGCGCATACTGCCTACCTTGAGTTGGGTCGTGGATCAGAACGTGAAGTGGCTGGGCTGCGGCGCATTATGCAGCGCCGGCACGACCGTTTCGAACAGGTTTTCCTTCCAGATCTCGCCATCGTCGTTGCGCGTTACCAGCATCGCGGTCATCGCCGGCGCCTCGCCGACGACGACGAACATGCGGCCGCCGGGTGCCAGCAGCATCTCCAGCGACTCGCTATAGGTTGGCAGGGAGCCGGTCACCGCGATGACCTTGAAGGTATCGGGGGCCAGGCTGGCATTCAGCGCATCGCCGGTGACCAATTCGACATGCTTGGTTTCGAGCGCGGTCAGGCGATCCGAAGCGGCTTTGCTCAATGCAGGGTGAATCTCGTAGCTGGTCACTACGCCACCCAGACGCGCAAGGCAGGCTGTGATGAAGCCACTGCCGGTTCCGATTTCGAGCACGCTGTCGTCCGCCTCAACCTGCAGCGCCTGCAGCATGCGCGCTTCGAGCAACGGTTTCATCATGACTTCGCCTTCGCCGATGGGGATCTCGACGTCGGCGAACGCCAGTTTGCAGTACTCGTCGCTGACGAACCGCTCGCGCGGTACGGCCTGCAGGGATTCGAGCACCCGCTCGTCGATGACCTCGTTGGGGCGGATCTGCTGGGCCACCATGTTGAAGCGAGCAAGTTCGAGATCGTTGGCGAGCATCCGCGTCTCCAGGGTCTTACGATTGGTCGGGAAGTGGACGGCATAGACTAAGGTTTCAGCCGCGCCGCGGCAAGTGGTTGAAGTCTAGAGGTTTTCTGGTCATGCATGAGCGCCCTTAATGGCGCCGGCGATCACTCTTCAGCGCGTTTTTCGTCCAGATCCTGCTGGCGCACCGACAATGGTCGTGCAGATCGCGACCAATCTCTACGTTTCCCGCTCACTTTGCAGTGGAGAAGCGAATATCTCACTGGTACAGTCGGAATCATAGGTCGGACGATGACCGCCTCAGCAGCGGGCTTCGCCGACATCACAGCCGCACCAGGGATGGTGCGTAAGATTGCACACAGCTAGGGGTGCCCGCACGATCGGGCTGAGAAATACCCTCGAACCTGAACCAGTTAGTACTGGCGTAGGGTGAGTGAAGACCGAATGTCCGGTGGACATTCGCAGCTGAACGAACGCCGTGCCATGGATGGCAGGGCCGGGGCCCAATCAGGGCTCATGACCGCACCAGGGATGGTGCGTAAAATTGCACACAGCTAGGGGTGCCCGCACGATCGGGCTGAGAAATACCCTCGAACCTGAACCAGTTAGTACTGGCGTAGGAAAGCTAAACACCGCCCTCCGGCGTCCTGTCTCCGCTTTCCCGCCCTTGGAGACACACGATGAGCGCGATTCCGGAAGATTTCATCAAGAAAGCCAGCGAGCTGTCCGAGGAGGTCACCCGGCCTTTCGCGAATGCGCGCAAGGTCTACGTCACCGGGTCGCGTCCGGATATCCGGGTACCGATGCGCGAGATCAGCCAGTCGCCGACTCCGGCCAGTTTCGGTGCTGAAGAGAATCCCCCGGTCACGGTGTACGACACCTCGGGGCCGTTCAGCGATCCAGACGTGCACATCGATCTGCTCAAGGGTATGCCCGATGTGCGCTCGGCGTGGATCGCTGAGCGCGACGACACGGAACAGCTCGGTGGGCCAACCTCGGCGTACGGCCGCGAGCGCCAGCAAGACCCGGAACTTGCCCATCTGCGCTTTGAGCACATCCGCGCGCCGCGTCGCGCCAGGGTCGGTGCCAACGTCACCCAGATGCACTATGCGCGGCAGGGCATCATCACGCCCGAGATGGAGTTCGTTGCAATCCGCGAGAACCAGCGTCTCGACGAGATGCGCGCCGATCCGCGCTACGCCAAGCTCCTGCGGCAGCATCCGGGGCAGAGCTTCGGTGCCAACCTGCCCGAGCAGATCACGCCGGAGTTCGTGCGCGACGAGGTGGCATCCGGGCGCGCGATCATACCGGCGAACATCAACCACCCCGAACTCGAGCCGATGATCATCGGCCGCAATTTCCGGGTGAAGATCAACACCAACATCGGCAACTCGGCGGTCAGCTCGTCGATCGAGGAAGAGGTCGAGAAGATGGCGTGGTCGGCGCGCTGGGGCGGCGACACCCTGATGGACCTGTCGACCGGCAAGAACATCCACGAGACGCGCGAATGGATCCTGCGCAATGCGCCGATGCCGATCGGTACCGTGCCGATCTACCAGGCGCTGGAGAAGGTCGACGGCAAGGCCGAAGACCTCACCTGGGAGATCGTGCGCGACACGCTGATCGAGCAGGCCGAGCAGGGCGTCGACTATTTCACCATCCATGCCGGCGTGCTGTTGCGCTACGTGCCGCTGACGGCGGACCGGGTGACCGGTATCGTTTCGCGCGGCGGTTCGATCATGGCCAAGTGGTGCCTCGCGCATCATCAGGAAAACTTCCTGTACACCCACTTCGAAGACATCTGCGAGATCATGAAGGCGTATGATGTGTCGTTCTCGCTCGGCGACGGTCTGCGCCCCGGTTCGATCGCCGATGCCAATGATGCGGCCCAGTTCGGCGAACTCGAGACGTTGGGCGAGTTGACCACGGTCGCATGGCAGCACGATGTGCAGGTGATGATCGAAGGCCCCGGTCATGTGCCGATGCAGATGATCAAGGAGAACATGGACAAGGAGCTGCGTGACTGCTTCGAAGCGCCGTTCTACACCTTGGGCCCGCTGACCACCGACATCGCGCCCGGCTACGACCACATCACCTCAGGTATTGGCGCTGCCAACATCGGCTGGTACGGCACCGCCATGCTCTGTTACGTGACGCCGAAAGAGCATCTTGGCCTGCCGAACAAGGCCGACGTGCGCGAGGGCATCATTACCTACAAGCTCGCAGCACATGCCGCGGATCTGGCCAAGGGCCTGCCCGGCGCCCAGGTGCGTGACAATGCCTTGTCCAAGGCGCGTTTCGAGTTTCGCTGGGAAGATCAGTTCAACCTCGGCCTCGATCCAGATCTGGCGCGCGAATACCATGACGAAACCTTGCCGAAAGATTCCGCCAAGGTGGCGCACTTCTGTTCGATGTGTGGTCCGCACTTCTGCTCGATGAAGATCACGCAGGATGTGCGTGAATACGCTGCCAGCCACAAGTTCAAGGATATCGATGTCGCTGTGGAAGAGGGTATGAAGGAGAAGGCCGAAGAATTCCGCAAGCAAGGCGCGGAGATCTACAAGCCGGTGTGATTCGCCGCAGGCGATAGAGCCAGCTGGGGCGGAATCGCTCTCGCGCATATTGCCGATCTCTGAAGATCAGCAGGTCGCTGCCATACGGACCATGTTCGGTGTGGGCCGACTTTATCGCTGCTGATCGCCAATTGTGTGCGATGTGATCGAACAGCCTGTCGGGCATCCCGCAACGTTCGCGCCCTTCTGTTTCGCGGCTGCCTCGGCCAAACGGCCGGACGGCGCGCATGCCGTCACTGCTCGTCTGCTGTAGCCGAAATCTGACACAAACCCGGGTAAATCATTGGTTTCGGCACCGTTCGGGTGCCAGCAAACTATCCCTAAAGTGCCTGTTTAACTGCAGGTGAGTCCATCCATTGCGGGTGTCGAGTCACGAAAAACTTGAGTTTGGCGAAAATTTTGCTTCGCTTTAACGGATATCGAGGCTCGACACAAAGTGGATCACGTCTAACGCGGCCGGTAACGGTCAGGTGGTGTGAGTGCTCGCTCGTTGCCTCTCTCGCGATGCCGCGCAGATCGAATTAGAATCACAAAACCTATTGGGGAGCCTAGTCAATGAATAAAGAAAAAACGCAATCACGTATGGGACGTGTGCCGAAAAGAAAATCCGGTCCACCGATCGTTCGCCAGATCACAACGCTCGCTCTGGCTGGTGTGGCTGGCAGTGCGATGGCCTACGAACCCACTACAACGTTGGGTTCGCTCGGTGCTACCGAGAACCAGCAGCGTGCCGGTGACGCCGTGCAGACCGTCTGTGGCCAGTTTGCTTCTGGTTCGATACCCGTAACCAATGCGCTCGAGCAGGATCTGTTCGACCGCTGTCGCGCCATGGTGCATACCGCAAATTCCATCGCCGGCGGTGCCGGCGCAACCGCGGACTCCCTGAGCCTCAATGCCGAAGACCTCGGCAACGTAGTGATGACGGTGGCTGCAGAAGAACTCGCAGCAACCAACGCCGTGGCGCGTGACATGTCGGCGGGACAATCGCGCATAGCGACGGCGCGTTTGCAGGCCGTGCGGGCAGGCAATCGCTTCGGTTTCACCGGCAATGGGATTACCAACATGGCGGATGCGAGTTCGTCGTATTCGGGTGAGCGCGGTGGCGCGGCCGGTGACCTGTTCAGTGGGCCGTGGGGCTTCTTCGCCAACATCGAAGGCGGCTTCGGTGATCGTGATCGTACCGACAACGAGGACGGCTTTGACTACGACTCATGGGGATTCGATGTCGGCATGGATTACCGGGTAACGCCGAATTTCATCGTCGGCGGTCTGGTCAACTATCGTAACGGCGAAGTCGACTTCGACGATATCTCGACCGCGCCGGGTATCGCCAGTATTCCCGGCGGTGGGATCGATTCCGATGCCTTCGGTATCGGCGCATACGGTACCTACTACGCCGACAACTATTACATCGATGGTTTGATCGGCTATATGCGTACCAGCTTCGACACCAAGCGCACGATCTATCTGCCCGATGCCGTCAACCCGGCGAATACGGTTATCCGTACCGCCAAAGGCGACACGGATAGCGACGGATTTCAGGCCAGCGTCGGTGGCGGTATGGACTTCGCCCGCGGCAATCTGACCTACGGTCCTTATGGGCGTCTTGAATACAACTACACCGACGTGGACGGCTACACCGAGAGTGGTGCCCTGGGCTTGAACCTCGAAGTCGACAGCCAGGACTGGGAGTCGCTCACTTCCGTGATCGGTGGCCGCTTCAGTTACTCGTACAGCACCAGCTGGGGCGTGCTGGTGCCGCAGGGCCGTTTGGGCTGGGTTCATGAATTCATGAACGATTCGCAGAAAATGTCGGCTATCTACGCCGTCGACCCCGGTCGCAACGAGCTGATCTCGATTACGGATGATCCTGATCGCAACTACTTCGAACTGGGGCTTGGCGTTTCAACGGTTGCGCCGAATGGCATGCAGGTGTTCTTCGATTACCAGACCCTGCTCGGCCACGAGTACTTCAACGATCACCGCTTCACCCTTGGTGTGCGCGGCGAGTTTGAGTAATTGATGCCGCGGAACCAGGCGGCCGCTCCGGTCGCCTGGTTCGTCGGTAATCAGTTGGGGGGTGTCCGGTCGATCTCGGCCAGCGCCTCTTTCGCTTCACGGTTGCCCGGATCGAGTTCCAGTACCAGGCTGTAGGCTTCGAAGGCATTGCTGCCTACCGGGTTGCGTAGTCGGCCTACCGCCATATGTGCCCTGGCGATGCTGAGCAGCCGGTTCAGCTTGCGTTGTGATTCGGTCAGCTCGACATCATCCAGCCGGTTATTGTCGACCGTCTCGACCTTGTCTTGCGTTTTGTTCTCGGGCAGCTGTTGATCGGTGACGACGGTTGTCTTCGTCTGTGGCGTCTCGTCATTGCCGACGCTGCGGATGCCCAGCCAGACCCCGACAACTGCAACGAGTGTCGCGCCGGCAATTGCTGCCCACTTCTTGAACGACGAGGTGTCGTCCTGCTGATGGGTCTTGATTCGTGTCGGTGATGGCACGTCCTTGGTCGAGACCACGAAGGTGCGTGTCGCATCGCCGTGCGAATGCTGCGCCGCCGCCGATCTGCGTAGCGAGTCGAGTTCTTCGATCAGTTCGTCGCTGGTCTGAAAGCGGTCCGAGGCGTTCTTCGCCATCAAGCCGTCGATGATATGTTGCATTCGCGAATGCTGGCTTGGCAGGCGCGGTACGGGTTTTTGCAACTGCATCAACGCCGTCGATACCGCATCGTCGCCGACGAACGGCTTCTTGCCGACCAGCATCTCGTACAGCACGATCCCGAGGCTATACAGGTCCGAACGCCCATCGAGTTTCGAGCCGACCGCCTGTTCGGGGCTCATGTACTCCGGCGTGCCGATGGCCAGGCCCGACTGGGTCAACTGGGTGCGGTCGTCCATCGTTTTGGCGATGCCGAAATCGGACAGAACCGCCGAGCCATCATCGCGGAACAACACGTTTCCGGGCTTGATATCGCGGTGAACAAAGCCCTTGTCGTGCGCGTAGCCAAGCGCTCGGGCGATGTGCTTGGTGATGGTGATCGGGTCACTGACGCCATCCGGCGAACGGATGCGCTCTTTGAGCGTGCCGCCGTTGCAGTACTCCATCGACATGTAATAGAGGTTGTCGGTGGTGCAACCGATGTCGTAGATCGTCACGATGTGTTCGTGACGCAGTTTGGCGATGATTTTGCCTTCCTTGAGAAAGCGATCGCAGAACGACTTGTCTGAATTGATGAGTTCTTCAGACATGATCTTGACTGCGACCTCACGCCCCAGCGACTCCTGCTGGGCGCGATACACCGTCGCCATGCCGCCTTCGCCCAGCACGTCGAAAATCTTGTAACCGGGTATCAGCACGTCCGACCTCGACTCATGTGGCGCTTCGCAACGAGGCCGGAAGTCGGCCGTTCCTGTAAAACATACTTGCAATGCATGGTTTCGTTTTTCTGTCAGTCCGTCGTTCGCCGGCAGTCGATGTCCCTATGATGGGTGCGCAGATCGCTGCAGATATCTGTCCATCGGGACAACGAGGCCAATACTTTAGACCATGCGGCCTCCCAACAACATTGGTGGTCAAAATCGGGAACGACGGCGACCACCGCGTTCTGCTGTTTTTCGGCAAACGGCCGGGCGAGATGTGGCGGCACATTGGCATCTTCGCCACCAAACAGGTGCAACTGATGGATGTGTTCCGGCAGTGGCGCGCGCGCCGCGGGATTGAGCGAACTGCCTAGCTTTGAATATCGGTGAAAACGGGTCCAGCCTTCCGTGTCGAGGTTGGCGGCAAGCGTGACGACCTCGGTAACGCGCGGCACGCGCTCGGCCAGCAGCACCGCAAGCACGCCGCCGCCGCTGAATCCAACCAACCGGATATCCGGGCCGTTGCCGCTGCTGTCCGTTAGCGACCGGATAGCGTCCGCCATGGTGTCCACGACGAGTTCCGAGTACCGGCCGTCGGTCCACATGCGAGGTGGACAGCCGGGTGCTTCCGGTTGGTGATAGCAGGGGCGTGCCAAATAGAGCGTGTTGCCGGGGTCGTGGGACATTAATTCCAGCGCGGTAGGTCGGCGGGCAGTAGGGTCGCGCGCGACGATGCTGGGTGTGACCCAGGGCGAGCCATCGCCTTCGAGGTAGATCGTGAGCTTATTCGGGTCGGCAGCCGTTTGATGCTTGTAGAAACGTAGTTCGTACTCGCCGCTTGTCACGGTACCGCTTTCGAAGCCGGCACGTGTGGCGATATCTGTGAAACGTGCTTCGCGCGACAACGAACAACCCGTAACAATGATTGCAGTTAGAACGAATTTAATCGTCAAACGTGAAATTAATCGCACGAATTCAATCGCTTAATACTTCGGATTTTTCTGACACTGCGTACTGCAATTGTTGTAAAGGGCATGTTGTATACTTTTAAAATCTGAAAATGAGGGGCGGCGGAGATTACGTTCCCAGGAGCGGCCGAGATCGGTCGGACACGGGGCGGAAGTCAATCGGGCATTGCGGTGGTAGTGGATGAAAATACACGGTTCAACATCTCGGTTTACCGCTACCGGGGCAACAAGTTTGCTCCGGCGTTTCTGCTTGGCGTTGTTGTTGGCCACAGCGCCGGTCGCGTTCGCTGACGAATCGTCGCCTGATCGTTATGACCTCGTGATTCTTGTCGACAATTCGTCGACAGCCGCAAGCGCAGGCCTTTCAGATACCGTTATTGAAACACTCAAGACTTACGTCGGCAATTTGCCTGATACCTCGTGGGTGGGTTTGATTGCCTTTGACGAT
This window encodes:
- the waaA gene encoding lipid IV(A) 3-deoxy-D-manno-octulosonic acid transferase, with the protein product MIRWLYTAILYLVFPLVLLRLLWRSIKAPAYRKRWSERLGRFDPPAGWGGLWIHAVSVGEVQAVLPLIRRLLEDQPTLPITVTTTTPTGSARVTEQLGDQVFHVYFPYDLPLALTGFLRRVRPRVLLMVETEIWPNLLYQCRRHGVFTLLANARLSAKSAQRYARLGSFTRETFSRIDRIAAQDDADAQRFRDLGVPHERVTVTGSIKFDMRIPASLEEQVEVLRREWGGRPVWVAGSTHEGEDELILFAHHKIIERVPDALLILVPRHPERFERVAGLCKRERFDVARRSEQGGYDAETQVYLGDTMGELPILLGSSDVAFIGGSLVKTGGHNMLEASAQGVAVCFGPHVFNFAAISQLLMAEGAAVQVAGEVELAELVLSWFDDASKRAEVGENGRRVVMKNRGALERLLELIPLR
- a CDS encoding hemerythrin domain-containing protein; its protein translation is MSLLGDAAPDFSDPLGLLAACHQRMLNHCQLLERMPAWLDEHGVDDEMQRGISSVLRYFNTAAIHHHEDEEQDLFPLLTKDPALSALIERLQGEHRSLESHWRNLAAELDSLRNGHPTSALANSIMAFTGAYRSHIDVENRDVLPVAATLLDEGQLHRLGVAMARRRGVTSME
- a CDS encoding rhodanese-like domain-containing protein produces the protein MRELNARQLRDYLADTDADPLLLDVREPWEYQICRIDGSQLIPMGQLPAAMNALDKQRETVVICHHGVRSRQVAMYLDYQGFSNIINLAGGVDGWARDVDHQMPTY
- a CDS encoding protein-L-isoaspartate O-methyltransferase family protein: MLANDLELARFNMVAQQIRPNEVIDERVLESLQAVPRERFVSDEYCKLAFADVEIPIGEGEVMMKPLLEARMLQALQVEADDSVLEIGTGSGFITACLARLGGVVTSYEIHPALSKAASDRLTALETKHVELVTGDALNASLAPDTFKVIAVTGSLPTYSESLEMLLAPGGRMFVVVGEAPAMTAMLVTRNDDGEIWKENLFETVVPALHNAPQPSHFTF
- the thiC gene encoding phosphomethylpyrimidine synthase ThiC, with the protein product MSAIPEDFIKKASELSEEVTRPFANARKVYVTGSRPDIRVPMREISQSPTPASFGAEENPPVTVYDTSGPFSDPDVHIDLLKGMPDVRSAWIAERDDTEQLGGPTSAYGRERQQDPELAHLRFEHIRAPRRARVGANVTQMHYARQGIITPEMEFVAIRENQRLDEMRADPRYAKLLRQHPGQSFGANLPEQITPEFVRDEVASGRAIIPANINHPELEPMIIGRNFRVKINTNIGNSAVSSSIEEEVEKMAWSARWGGDTLMDLSTGKNIHETREWILRNAPMPIGTVPIYQALEKVDGKAEDLTWEIVRDTLIEQAEQGVDYFTIHAGVLLRYVPLTADRVTGIVSRGGSIMAKWCLAHHQENFLYTHFEDICEIMKAYDVSFSLGDGLRPGSIADANDAAQFGELETLGELTTVAWQHDVQVMIEGPGHVPMQMIKENMDKELRDCFEAPFYTLGPLTTDIAPGYDHITSGIGAANIGWYGTAMLCYVTPKEHLGLPNKADVREGIITYKLAAHAADLAKGLPGAQVRDNALSKARFEFRWEDQFNLGLDPDLAREYHDETLPKDSAKVAHFCSMCGPHFCSMKITQDVREYAASHKFKDIDVAVEEGMKEKAEEFRKQGAEIYKPV
- a CDS encoding autotransporter outer membrane beta-barrel domain-containing protein; this encodes MNKEKTQSRMGRVPKRKSGPPIVRQITTLALAGVAGSAMAYEPTTTLGSLGATENQQRAGDAVQTVCGQFASGSIPVTNALEQDLFDRCRAMVHTANSIAGGAGATADSLSLNAEDLGNVVMTVAAEELAATNAVARDMSAGQSRIATARLQAVRAGNRFGFTGNGITNMADASSSYSGERGGAAGDLFSGPWGFFANIEGGFGDRDRTDNEDGFDYDSWGFDVGMDYRVTPNFIVGGLVNYRNGEVDFDDISTAPGIASIPGGGIDSDAFGIGAYGTYYADNYYIDGLIGYMRTSFDTKRTIYLPDAVNPANTVIRTAKGDTDSDGFQASVGGGMDFARGNLTYGPYGRLEYNYTDVDGYTESGALGLNLEVDSQDWESLTSVIGGRFSYSYSTSWGVLVPQGRLGWVHEFMNDSQKMSAIYAVDPGRNELISITDDPDRNYFELGLGVSTVAPNGMQVFFDYQTLLGHEYFNDHRFTLGVRGEFE
- a CDS encoding serine/threonine-protein kinase: MLIPGYKIFDVLGEGGMATVYRAQQESLGREVAVKIMSEELINSDKSFCDRFLKEGKIIAKLRHEHIVTIYDIGCTTDNLYYMSMEYCNGGTLKERIRSPDGVSDPITITKHIARALGYAHDKGFVHRDIKPGNVLFRDDGSAVLSDFGIAKTMDDRTQLTQSGLAIGTPEYMSPEQAVGSKLDGRSDLYSLGIVLYEMLVGKKPFVGDDAVSTALMQLQKPVPRLPSQHSRMQHIIDGLMAKNASDRFQTSDELIEELDSLRRSAAAQHSHGDATRTFVVSTKDVPSPTRIKTHQQDDTSSFKKWAAIAGATLVAVVGVWLGIRSVGNDETPQTKTTVVTDQQLPENKTQDKVETVDNNRLDDVELTESQRKLNRLLSIARAHMAVGRLRNPVGSNAFEAYSLVLELDPGNREAKEALAEIDRTPPN
- a CDS encoding alpha/beta fold hydrolase → MSREARFTDIATRAGFESGTVTSGEYELRFYKHQTAADPNKLTIYLEGDGSPWVTPSIVARDPTARRPTALELMSHDPGNTLYLARPCYHQPEAPGCPPRMWTDGRYSELVVDTMADAIRSLTDSSGNGPDIRLVGFSGGGVLAVLLAERVPRVTEVVTLAANLDTEGWTRFHRYSKLGSSLNPAARAPLPEHIHQLHLFGGEDANVPPHLARPFAEKQQNAVVAVVPDFDHQCCWEAAWSKVLASLSRWTDICSDLRTHHRDIDCRRTTD